The Sorex araneus isolate mSorAra2 chromosome X, mSorAra2.pri, whole genome shotgun sequence DNA segment TTCCAGGTATGTAAGGGCATCACAGCCAGAGGGGCTGTTTatctgggggagggagaggagagatggcTCCATCCAGAACTTACTGCCTCCTGTCTTTGTGTGCCACAGAAAATGTCTTATCTAAATCCTTATTCATGATGATAGATAGGTTGGTAGTGGTGGTCCACAGGGAAAACACTACGGAAATTCTACTTTCACTTACTTGTTACTTCAGTATGCATACGGATCTTGTTAGACGCATAATCTGGCACCCAGGGATGTCTCAAGATTTGAGCTGCAGTATACCTAGATTGGACATCTACCTGAAGCATTTGACGGATTAATTCCTTTACTGTACCCGAGATGTTATTCCAGTGGGGTTTTGGAAACTGTACCTGTCCAGCTAAGATCTTACTATAGAGTTCTTCCTGATTATTGCTCTTGCTGAGAAATGGTGGGAAGCCGCAGAGCAGAATATACAGAATCACACCAGTTGCCCATATGTCCACCTTCAAGCCATAGCCCTTTTCGGCAATAATTTCTGGAGCCAAGTATGTAGGTGTACCACAGATCGTGTAGAGCAAGCCTGATACCACCGTAGCCAAACCAAAATCTCCAACCTTCAAGGACCTGGTTCCGTTAGGATGCTGAACTACCAACAGGTTCTCCGGCTTGATATCTCTATGAACAATAAGCAGGCCATGGAGATAATGGAGGGCATTGGCCAGGTCCTGCAACATAGCGCTGCTTTCTTTCTCCGAGAATTTGCTGGAAGAAGCAATAGCATCAAAGAGATCTCCTCCTTTGACCAGCTCCATGACCAAAAggtgttctttttctctctccatggTCTCCACCAACGTAATGATATTCGGATGCTTCAGTTCACGTAATATGGTCACTTCATTTGCAATCAGATATTCCTTTTTGCGATATTTGGCTTTATCTATGATCTTTAGGGCAAACTCCTCTCCAGTGTAACGGTTTGTGCACAACTTGACTACTGAAAAATTTCCATTACCGATAACTTCCCCAATCTTGTATTTATCAAGAAAAGTTGAGAATCCAGATGATTTGGTACTCCCAGTGACACTACTGGGACTCAAGGAACGATTATGTTCAGCTCTGCTTTTTACACTGGAAGAAGATGTGCCAGGTCTAGACAGCTTCTTAAATCCTTGGGAAGCTGCTGGGGAGATATCCTGCTTAGTTGGAGAGGAAGCCAAGGATTTTGTACCTTTAGGAGTACCAAGGTGGCTGCTAGGTGCTCCATTAAATAATGCATGTTGTTTGCTGCCTGAAGAGGTTCCAGGACTGTTGGACACAGAACACTTAATGGGCCTGGAGGAAGTTTGTGATGACTCAGGGGGAAGATGCTGGTCGTAGTCAGATGCAGGATTATCCTGAGGATGAGGGACTTCATCTGATTTACATGCAATAGAAACATTACCACCAAAAATATCTTCTAGAGAACTAACCTGCTTTCTTTCCAATGTATGATGTTTCCTGACCATTCTTGACTCTGGTTTAATGGTTTGGGAGAGATTTGTTAAGACGTGTTCCAAGGAAGGAGAAGTCTTTTTTTTGAGATGGATTTTCACAGATTTCCTAGATTTCACTCCACTTCTAATGATGGTGACTAACCTGGGTTGGAGAAGATATTTACTGTTCTTCTCTTCACTTTTAGTGGAAGAGGTAGTACCCCAGGCTCCAGAGGTCCCAATCTTGATATTTACACACCAGGATGGAGAACGATTTTGCATGTAGTCAATTTGACAAAATGGTTCATCCGAAGCACACACATAACTTTCACCTTCCTGTAACTCCCCTAGGCAGGTGATCTTGCGACTTCCATCGATGGTGTAGATCCTTCGAACTCCCTGGGACAGGCTCACCTGGTCAGCCAGCAAACGGGTGAGTTCCTGGAGCAGGGCATCAAAGGAGTGGAAAGTGCTGCTGGAAACAGAGCACACCAAGCCGTTGAAGGAGCAGTCCCCATTACAGAAGAAACGCACCTTTGGGGCCTTGTTCTCAGAGCTGAGGTACCTCCAGTTAAGCTTGCGATGGGGCCTACGGTGGGTGTTGTGCACCAGGGTGGAGTCCAAGCGGCTTCTGCTTCTTGGGAAGTTGGTGGTTCCTCTCCCTGACACTCTCTGAGGCCTTTTCTCCCACTGTTGTTGTTCCCGAGGTTTGGGCCACATACTCTGGGTGTTGGTCATCATGTTGGACATGCTGGGCTCTTCTCTTCCTAACTCCTGAAGGCTTTTTTCCCACTGTTTGAAGGGT contains these protein-coding regions:
- the LOC105943149 gene encoding LOW QUALITY PROTEIN: serine/threonine-protein kinase DCLK2-like (The sequence of the model RefSeq protein was modified relative to this genomic sequence to represent the inferred CDS: inserted 2 bases in 1 codon; substituted 2 bases at 2 genomic stop codons); protein product: MTQGGRAPVLCDNMQMYLLSPWLLQSRAQSWQVHRCGRTPRPSRESRGTSPTRLTSLPSPAGMSNSPKTHSRACAGSHTLRITVHTNTQITQPDPIGQREKRLQKPSRKGASSSTSAMPQTQSPWPDSLEQWNKRPQKASGKGASTSSGVMTNTQSIWPDPLELWDKKAQESVRGASSSSSGMTKTESIWPDPLEEGEKRPQESERATSNSSSGVINTQSMCPDPLEECDKRPQESRRGTPGSSSGKTNIQSSRPKPLEKWEKRSQKESRRGPSSTSSGMTKTQTLRPKPLEEWEKRPQEESRRRTSSTSRGMTNTQSSRPKPLEEWEKRPQKESRRGASSTSSGMTTTQSMCPGFLEEWDERPQKVSQRRASSSSGGMTNAQSLQTEPLKLCEERPHKESGRWRRAPSSSDRMTNTQTMLPKPWEQQQRDRRPQKESGRGASNSSAVMTNIQSSRLQPLEQQQQDKRSQRESRRGASSSSGLIINTQSTWPDPLKPCEQRSPKESVKGIANSSGVMTNTQTLWLEPFKQWEKSLQELGREEPSMSNMMTNTQSMWPKPREQQQWEKRPQRVSGRGTTNFPRSRSRLDSTLVHNTHRRPHRKLNWRYLSSENKAPKVRFFCNGDCSFNGLVCSVSSSTFHSFDALLQELTRLLADQVSLSQGVRRIYTIDGSRKITCLGELQEGESYVCASDEPFCQIDYMQNRSPSWCVNIKIGTSGAWGTTSSTKSEEKNSKYLLQPRLVTIIRSGVKSRKSVKIHLKKKTSPSLEHVLTNLSQTIKPESRMVRKHHTLERKQVSSLEDIFGGNVSIACKSDEVPHPQDNPASDYDQHLPPESSQTSSRPIKCSVSNSPGTSSGSKQHALFNGAPSSHLGTPKGTKSLASSPTKQDISPAASQGFKKLSRPGTSSSSVKSRAEHNRSLSPSSVTGSTKSSGFSTFLDKYKIGEVIGNGNFSVVKLCTNRYTGEEFALKIIDKAKYRKKEYLIANEVTILRELKHPNIITLVETMEREKEHLLVMELVKGGDLFDAIASSSKFSEKESSAMLQDLANALHYLHGLLIVHRDIKPENLLVVQHPNGTRSLKVGDFGLATVVSGLLYTICGTPTYLAPEIIAEKGYGLKVDIWATGVILYILLCGFPPFLSKSNNQEELYSKILAGQVQFPKPHWNNISGTVKELIRQMLQVDVQSRYTAAQILRHPWVPDYASNKIRMHTEVTSKXKXNFRSVFPVXTTTTNLSIIMNKDLDKTFSVAHKDRRQ